DNA sequence from the Sulfurimonas sp. HSL3-7 genome:
GATCGTCGAACTCCCCTTCGATCCACCGCAGGACATAGGCGTTGCCGATGGCATTGAGAATATAGACGAGCTGAAGGGTGTCAACATCGACTTTTTTGTGGCGGTCGATCGTATCGACGAAGAGACGGTGGATCCTGTCTATCCCCTCTTTATGGCTGATCTGCTGCGACTCAAAGAAAAACGGGTTGTTGATAATCCCGCTCTCGAGCGTCTTTCGTTTTTTGGACATCATATCGAACTTGATCTGCTGCGACCGTTCAATCAGTTGTTCGAAAGGGAGTTCCTCCTCGAACAGGCGCATAAACACCTCGTATACGGCTTCGATCTGTACACCGACACAGGCGCTGAACAGCCCCTCTTTCGATTCAAAATAGGCGTAGATCGTTCCGACGCTCACACCCGCTTCATGGGCAAGATCAGAGACCTTTAGCTCTTCGAAGCCATGCTCTTCGAACATCTCCTCAGCCTTATCCAGAATAAGCGTGCGTTTCATGTTCTTTAACTCTTGGTTTAAACGCGACATTCTTCTCCTTCGTGACATAATCCGGAAGTGTATGCTAACTAAATTAAAAATGAACTTAATTCATTTTATGAATTAAGTTCATTATATTTGTTTGATTTTACTGCTGACTCTCTGAGTAAAGGGCATCCAAAATGCATCATACACGTTTATTGATACCGTCAATGACGTGTGTGATAAGCCTTAATGCAGCATTGTCGTATCAATCAGGTAGCGATTATCTCAGAATACAACGGTTATAATTCCGGCAAATTTATACATCAGGTAATGCTCATGCCCGCAACCCCTTATCCAGATATTTTTGATGAGCTGAAAACCCAGGTTCGTGCCGCCGGCCTTCTGCGCCGGGTTCCTGTCCGCGGTTCGATCGAGATGATCGCGCTTGTTGTTTCTTTCATCGCTGTCTACAGCACGCTGCCTCTATGGAATCCCCTTCTGCTCGCTCTTTTTATGACCCTGCTCTTTACCCGTGCTGTTTTTGTGGCCCATGACATTTTGCACCTGCAGTATTTTCAAAACAAAAAACTCTCTTTTCGCCTCAGCCACCCGTTTTCAGCCATCATCCTGAGCAACTCATCATCCTGGTGGGACCTCAAACACAACATCAACCACCACCACTTCTGTAACACCGTCACCAAAGACCGGGACATCATGGCGCTTGACGGGGCCTTTACACCGAATAACCGCGGCAACAAGCCTTTTATCAAAAAATATAAACGCATCATATTCTGGGGGGCGATGTTTTTTATGTACCCTGCTTTTATCGTACAGTCCTACAACTTTGTGATCAGACGCAAAAACTACAGTGAACTTTTTTTAATGCTCCTGCATTGGCCGATCATTTGGGGCCCTCTCTTCTATCAGCTCCCTCTGGCCAATGCATTGACAACCTTTGTTACCCTCAACCTCGTTCTTTCTGCCTGGATGGCATTCGGTTTTATTACAAACCATCTGGGATGCGAAGTCTTCAGTGTTGAAGAGGTCGAAAAGATGAGCTGGATGGAGCTACAGATGCGTTCATCGCGCTCGCTCAAAGGCGGCAGGTTCGTACACTGGTTCTATGGCGGGCTCAACACCCAGATTGAGCACCACCTTTTTCCAAAAGCGCCACGGTTCAACCTCCTGAAAGTCCAGCAGATGACACGTGAATTTGCCAAAAGACACAATATCCCTTATTTTGAGACAAGCCCGATAGAAGCCTATGTCCAGATAAACAAGGCATTGGACGCCTATTAAAAAACTTTTTTTGTTGAAGAAAAACCGTTACCGCTCAATATTTGAAAATTTTATACCATTTGAGCATTGATGTGATAGTATATATATAGAATTATGCAACAATGCCACGATAATACAAAAGTTTTTTTTATCGTAAATGTAACGTACTTTTGCCAAAAATTTTTCCAATAAAAATCTATGCGGTTGAATACAATATTTGATAAAGTAATATTATGATGACTCCTAACAAAATAACGATCATAGCGGCAATAGTTTTTTTGATATTTATGACAGCGTACAGTGCCTGTAGGGACCTCAGTGCCGATAAGTGCCGAATTGACAATGCCCGCCTCGTTGAAGATCGTCTTCACCCTCTTATCGAGATCAATACGATCATCAGCAAACTGCAAAAAGAGCGTTCACTCGCTACCATCTATACGGCCGATCCGACTGAAAGTGCGGCTTCGGCGCTAGCCGATCAGCACAGAGATACGGCCAAAGCCTTTGACAAGGTTTCAAAAACAGTCGATCTCTCAAATCTGCATGCACAATATGCCCGGATTCAAGACAATTCAGCAGTAGATCCGGCAGTCCCATCACAGACTTTTAAAGCCTATACCTTGCTGATCTCCCAGCTGATGGAGCAACCGCAGGCACCTCTGCTCAATACCGATAACACCGAGATCAGAAATTCACTTATCCGCTACCGTCTGCTAAAAGATATACAGGAAAGTACCGCCCGTCTGCAGGCAAAAGTCGGTCTGTTTTTAGCTTCGGCAACCGCAAAAGAGCAGCATCTTCATGAGATCATCGCCATCAACAGCCTCCACAAACATCTCCTTACGAAATTTCAAGAATATGCCCCTCTTTCTATGCAATCCCCATTGGATAGCATACAAAAACAGCCCTCTGTGCAACAAACCTTTTCAGTCATTCAAAGCATTACAGACAACCCCCTTCAAAAGATTCCCCAGACGCCTTTTGAGTGGTTTCAACGCTCCACCTCTGCCGTCGACTATATTCATGATATGGCCAACCGCGAATTAAAACAGATACAAGCCACTGCCCTCCAGAACCGAGAAGCGGCAAAAAACGCCATGATCAGACACACCCTCTTTTGGGCAGGCACGATTGCAGCATTGTTTCTGATACTCGTCATATCGTTCAAGCGCTCCAAGGCATTGGCACGCGGACAGCAGCTCTTACAAAACTATCAAGAGGCGATTGACTACAGTACTATTGTCTCCAAAGCCGATCCAAAAGGGATCATTACCTATGTCAACCCCGCTTTTTGCAATATATCGGGTTATTCACCTGATGAGCTGCTTCACCAGCCCCACAATATTGTACGCCATACCGATATGCCCGAAGAGGTCTTTAAAAAATTATGGGAAGATTTAAAAAAAGGGAAAAAATGGAACGGCATCATCAAAAACCTGAAAAAGGACGGCACCGCCTATTGGGTCGACGCCTCCATCTCACCCATCTATGATGAAAAAGGAAGGCTGATAGAATATATCGCCATCCGTCGGGATATAACCGATATTATCCTGCTTAATGAAGAGATCAAAGAGACCCAGCGCGAACTGATCTACCGCATGGGCGAAGCCGTTGAGTCCAGAAGCAAAGAGAGCGGCCACCATGTGCAGCGCGTTGCACACTACTCGCAGCTTTTGGCGCAGCTGGTCGGCTTGAATGACGAAGAGTGCGAGATCATCTTTGCCGCGTCAACAATGCACGACATAGGAAAGATCTCTACACCCGACTCCATCTTACTGAAAGCAGGGAAATTGACGGAAGAGGAGTGGACACTCATGAAGGCCCATACCGAGGTCGGCTACAAGATCCTCAAAGGGTCAAACCGTCCGCTTCTTAAAGTAGCCGCAACTGTCGCCTATGAACATCATGAACATTACGATGGCAACGGCTATCCCCGCGGGATAAAAGGCAATGCGATATCGATCTACGGACGGATCGTTGCGATCGCCGATGTTTTTGATGCTCTTGCCACCGACCGTATCTACAAAAAAGCCTGGCCCCTCGATGAGATCATTGCCTACCTCAAAGTGCAGTCGGGAAAGCAGTTCGACCCCGAACTGATAGAACTTTTTGTCAACTATCTTGACCAGTTCATTGAGATCAAAAACAGATTCAAAGATATCCATAACGATACAAGAGAGGCGTAGGTCTCCCGGAAGAGTCGGACCCGCTCGTCAAAACTTTTCACCTGTTGTCCAGTTATGTTCACGCAGGTATTGCTGCGTTAAAGCCTCTCTTCCAGCTCTTTTAAGCGTTTGTCCGTAAAGAACGTACCAAACGGCAGTAGTGATGCAATAAAGAAGATAGCGCTATCTTTTAGCGAAAAGTGATGTTTCTGGGCTGCCTGCATCAGGATGATCAAAAAAACGATGAAAAGTAGGCCATGGGCCATGCCTACGATCTTTGTCGCTGCGGCAATACCCATCATGTATTTCAGCGGCATC
Encoded proteins:
- a CDS encoding helix-turn-helix domain-containing protein, producing MSRLNQELKNMKRTLILDKAEEMFEEHGFEELKVSDLAHEAGVSVGTIYAYFESKEGLFSACVGVQIEAVYEVFMRLFEEELPFEQLIERSQQIKFDMMSKKRKTLESGIINNPFFFESQQISHKEGIDRIHRLFVDTIDRHKKVDVDTLQLVYILNAIGNAYVLRWIEGEFDDLNAKTKEVSTLFISMLKGA
- a CDS encoding acyl-CoA desaturase is translated as MPATPYPDIFDELKTQVRAAGLLRRVPVRGSIEMIALVVSFIAVYSTLPLWNPLLLALFMTLLFTRAVFVAHDILHLQYFQNKKLSFRLSHPFSAIILSNSSSWWDLKHNINHHHFCNTVTKDRDIMALDGAFTPNNRGNKPFIKKYKRIIFWGAMFFMYPAFIVQSYNFVIRRKNYSELFLMLLHWPIIWGPLFYQLPLANALTTFVTLNLVLSAWMAFGFITNHLGCEVFSVEEVEKMSWMELQMRSSRSLKGGRFVHWFYGGLNTQIEHHLFPKAPRFNLLKVQQMTREFAKRHNIPYFETSPIEAYVQINKALDAY
- a CDS encoding HD domain-containing phosphohydrolase is translated as MMTPNKITIIAAIVFLIFMTAYSACRDLSADKCRIDNARLVEDRLHPLIEINTIISKLQKERSLATIYTADPTESAASALADQHRDTAKAFDKVSKTVDLSNLHAQYARIQDNSAVDPAVPSQTFKAYTLLISQLMEQPQAPLLNTDNTEIRNSLIRYRLLKDIQESTARLQAKVGLFLASATAKEQHLHEIIAINSLHKHLLTKFQEYAPLSMQSPLDSIQKQPSVQQTFSVIQSITDNPLQKIPQTPFEWFQRSTSAVDYIHDMANRELKQIQATALQNREAAKNAMIRHTLFWAGTIAALFLILVISFKRSKALARGQQLLQNYQEAIDYSTIVSKADPKGIITYVNPAFCNISGYSPDELLHQPHNIVRHTDMPEEVFKKLWEDLKKGKKWNGIIKNLKKDGTAYWVDASISPIYDEKGRLIEYIAIRRDITDIILLNEEIKETQRELIYRMGEAVESRSKESGHHVQRVAHYSQLLAQLVGLNDEECEIIFAASTMHDIGKISTPDSILLKAGKLTEEEWTLMKAHTEVGYKILKGSNRPLLKVAATVAYEHHEHYDGNGYPRGIKGNAISIYGRIVAIADVFDALATDRIYKKAWPLDEIIAYLKVQSGKQFDPELIELFVNYLDQFIEIKNRFKDIHNDTREA
- a CDS encoding DUF3817 domain-containing protein, translating into MLLKNIHNDLIGNFRIIGFIEGISYLLLLFIAMPLKYMMGIAAATKIVGMAHGLLFIVFLIILMQAAQKHHFSLKDSAIFFIASLLPFGTFFTDKRLKELEERL